The genomic interval CGCGATCGGCCAGCAGATCGCGGACCTCGGCGACGGCGGTCGCGACCCGTTCGGCCGTCACCGCCAGCACCGCGCGCCGCAGGTCCCGCCCACCCGCGCTGAGCGCCCTGGCATGCGCCGGCCACACCCGGTCGAGATAGTTGAGCAGCGTCTCCGGCGCGGTGACCAGGCGCAACATATCGGCCGAGGGCGGGCAGTCGACGACGATCACGTCCCAGTCGTCCTCGTCCGCGAATCCCGCGATCTCGGTGAGCATCAGCAGTTCCTGAACTCCGGGCAGCCCGGTCAGCTCCGCGGGGTCCAGCGTCGACAGGTCGACGCCGTGGTCGTGCGCGCCGCCGTTGCCCAGCAGGCGCAGCACGTCGCGAAAGCGATCCTCCAGCAACTCCAGTGAATCGATCTCGATGACGTCGAGCCCGGGCAGCACCGACGCCACCCCGGCGACGGTGCCCGGGTCGTGCCGGAACCGGAACCCGAGCGCGTCGCCGAGCGAGTGCGCCTGGTCCAGCGAGGCGACCAGCACTCGCTCCCCGGACCTGGTGTGCGCCATGGCCGTCGCGCACGCGAGCGTCGTCTTACCGACCCCGCCCTTGCCGATGAACAATTCGAGGCGGGTCCGTCCCGTCGGCCGGTCCGCCGCCACCGGGCCCGTCAGCCTTCGACCCGCTTCTTGAGTTCCTTGAGCGCCGTATCGGTGATCACCTTCTCGGCCTTGCGCTTGAACATGCCGATCATCGGGATCGTCAGGTCCACGGTCAGCTCGTACACCACCTGGGTGGTGCCGTCGGGCTGATCGATCAGTTCGTAGGTGCCGTCCTGCGCCTTCTGCAGTTCGCCGCTGATCAGCTGCCAGCTCACCGCCTTGCCGTCGGGGCGCCAGGTGTAGGAGAGCAGGTAGGTGTCCTTCACGACACCGGCGTCGAGGACGAAACGCGCGGTGCGGGCACGCCCGTCGGGAAACTTGTCGACGACCTCCACCGACCGCGCCGCGGACACCCACTCCGGATACGACTCCAGGTCGGCGATGACGCTCATCACCCGATCCGACGGCGCGTCGATGATGATCGACCTCTGGGTCCGGTCGGCCATGACTGGCAGCGTTTCCTTTCCGACTCGCGGTGCGGGAGAACAGGTTTCGAGCGACGGAGCGGCTAGCGGAGAGCGATCACGGCGCCGTTCCGGCGGCGCGGCCGGCCTCCAGGCGGGCCTTGATCTCGAACGACATCTTCTTGCCCGCGACCCGCCGGGCCCGGTTGAGCGCCGCCAGGTCGCGCGCCGACAACCGGGACGCGTCACCGGGTTCCGCGTGCAGGAAGTAGTGCAGGATGACGCCGTCCAGGCAGGGCTCCAGCCATACCTCCATGGTGCCGTCCATCGGGCCCGCGACGGTCCAGCGAATTCCCTTGTCGCCGCGGTCTTCCCGGACGTCGAGGGTGAGGTCGGGCCACCACAGCCGCCACCGGCCGCGGTCGGACAGCACCTCGGCCACCGCGGTACCGGGCGCGGCGACGAAGGTCTGATCGGCAACCTGGACAGTGCTCATGCCGGTGAGCCTAACCCACCGGCTACCGGCGGTTCGATCGCACGCTCCCATCCAGCAGCGTGCGCAACCGACCGCCGAGCACGTCCCAGCGCCAGTGTTCGGACACCCACTTCCGACCGGCGGCCCCCATGCGAGCGGCGGCATCGCGGTCGGCGAGGATCGCGACGACGGCGTCGGCGATCTGACTCTGCGAGCGCCCGTCGACCACGTGTCCGGTGCGTCCCTCGCGCACGGTTTCGGGCGCGCCGCCGGAGTCGCCCGCCACCACGGGCACCCCGGTCGCCGAGGCCTCGAGGTAGACGATGCCGAGGCCCTCGACATCCAGACCGGCGCCGCGGGTGCGCGACGGCATCGCGAACACGTCGGCGAGAGTGTGGTGGGCGGCGAGTTCCGCGGCCGGCACCCGGCCGGTGAACACCACGTCGTCCGAAAGATCCAGGGCCTGCGCCAGTCCCCGCAGCTTCTCCTCGTAGGGACCGCCGCCCGCGATCACGAGCACCGCGCCGTCGATCCGATCCTTGATCTCGCGCATGGCGAGGATCAGCATGTCCTGCCCCTTGCGCGGCACCAGCCGGGACAGGCACAGGATGGTCGGCCGGTCGCCCAGTCGGTAGCGGGCCCGAAGTTCTTCTCGCGCTGCCGGATCCGGGCGGAACACCGTGGTGTCGACGCCGGGCGGCAGGTACTCCAGTGCCGCCTGCGGGCCGAACGCGGCCGCGAACCGCCGCCGTGTGTACTTGCTGACGTAGGTGATCACGTCGGTGTGGTCGCCGATCGCCCGCAGCGACTGGCGCGCCGCCGGCAGCATCGACCAGCCCACCTCGTGCCCGTGCGTACTGGCCACGATCCGGTGCGCCCCGGCCCGCCGCAGCAGCGGGGACATCAGGGCCAGCGGTGCGGCCGCGCCGAACCAGACGGTGTCGCACCGCTCGTCGCGCAGCAGTTTCGCGGCCCGCCGCAGCACCAGCGGGGTCGGCAGCATCAGCGTCGTCGGATGCCGGACGACCTGGAACGGCTGCTCGGCATCGAAGCGCAGATGGCTGTCACCGCGCCAGCGCGGCGCGTACACCACCAACTCGTCGGGCGGTAATTGCAGCGCCAGCGCGTGCACGTACGACTGGATACCCCCCGGCCGCGGCGGGAAGTCGTTGGTAACCAGCAGGGTGCGTGCCATGGGCCCCGAGTCTATTGCCGCATAACCGCCCCCTGACCTCGGGGTGGGTGACCGCGAAAACACCTTTGCGCCAAGCACACTCGCCCATGCGGGGAATGGGCCGATGGGTCCCGCCCCACGCGCCGAAGCCGGGACAGCGCTGGTCAGGAGTCGATGCGGGACTCGAGCCAGGCGCGCCAGCGGTCGACGAAGTCGCGGTAGCCGACGCCGAGGCAGGCACGCAGGGTGGCGTCGAGCGCGTCGGCATCCTTCGGACCGGTCGCCACCCGGCGATACAGTTCCACCAGCTTGGGCTCGCCGAATTCGCCCGCCGCGAAGGCGTTCGCGGACCAGGCCTGTTCGTAGGCCAGCGCGGCGTCGTTACCGGCCGTGGGGGCGAAGGTGGCGTCGGCGGGCAACTCGGCGGGTAGTTCGCCGGATCTGGCGCGGGCCGCGAGCAGCGGCGCCTGCTGCGTGAACGACTCGTGCTCGTCACGGCGGGCCGAGTATTCGGCGAAGCCCTCGAGCATCCACTGCGGCGACCCGTCGACGGTCCGTGCCCGCGCGGCGACATGAGTCAGCTCGTGCCGCAACGTATCCCGCAGCCCTTGGGATCCGAGCCTGCGCCCGGCATCCGGCCCGAACACGACACGCTGTCCGGTGGGCCGGGTGCCCGGCAGGAACGGGTCCGCGACCGAGGCCGCCGCGACCGACGGCGACACCATGCCCGTCGCGTGTGTCAGCGCCGCGAATTCCGCCGGCCCGGACGCGATCGCCACCACCGCCGTCTGCGCCCAGTCCGGCCCCCACAGTTCGGTGATCTCGGTGACGGCCGGTCCGATCTCCCGGGCCAGTGTGTCGATGTCGCCGCGCTGGCGCGGATGCCCGAGGACCGCCGACAACCGACCGTCGTCGCCGGAAACCTGCTGTGTCACAACGGGTCCGTAGGACTCCATCACCCGGCGCAGCTCCGCCAGTTGCGGATCGGGGTCGATCGGCGCGGCGGCCTCCGCGATCGCCGGCATCGGCCGCATCCGCGACAGCGCGGCCTTGGGCAGCAGTAGGAGCGCCCCGATCGCCGCGGTCAGGGCGATGATCATCGCGACGGTGGCGACGAACTCGAAGCGCCGCCGCGCCCCGAACCAGCCACGGGCCCGCCCCCAGGCGGTCACCTCGCGGCCCCGACGGCGGCCGAGCGCGTGACCCGCTCTCGCCCGCACGCGGCGCTGTCGTTGTTCCGGCCGTGGCCGGTCCCCCGGTTACTCGCTCGCTCGCTACGCTCGCTCACGCTCACCTCGGTGTGATTACTGCATTCCCATCCAGTATCGACGCGCGGAGTGGTACGGGGTCGAGTCCATCGGAGCCACCGCGACCGGAACGCCGAAGGTCGAGGCGTGCAGCATCAGGCCGTTACCCGCGTAGATGCCCACATGCGAAGCGTCGGAATAGAAGAACACCACATCGCCGGGTTGCAGCTCCTGCCGCCCCACCGGTGTGCCCACTCCCGCCTGCGCCTGGCTGGTGCGCGGCAGGTTGATGCCCACCTGATGGAACGCCCACTGCACCAGGCCCGAGCAATCGAACTGATCGGGTCCGGTGGCGCCCCAGACGTACGGATCGCCGACCCGGGTCAGACCCGCGGCCAGCGCACTGGTGCCGCTGCCGGGAACCAGGCCGCTCAGCAGCCGGTCCCGGTCGAAGCCGGGCGGGAACAACGTGCCCGACAGCGCCGACTTGTCGCCGGCGGACAACTGACCCCACGCCCCGATCACCTGCGCGATGGAACCCTGCAGCTCGGCACGCTTGCGTTCGAGATCGGCGCGAACCGTGTCGGCCTGCTGCGCGGCGGCGCGGGCGGAGTCGGATGCGGTGCGGGCCACCGACTGTGCGGCGGTGGCCGCGTCGGTCGCCTTCTTGTACTGCGCCACCTGTTCGGCGGTCTGGGTGGACATGACGTCCAAGGTCGACATCTGGTCCAGCAGTTGCTGCGGTGAATCGCTGACCAGGACCGAGAACAGCCGGTTGGTGCGCGCGCCCTGATAGGCGGCGACGGCGGTGCGGTCGATGGCCGGTTGGTACTTGCGGACCTCGGCCAGCGCGGCGTCCACCGCACCGGTCGCGCCCGCCAGCTTCGTGTCGGCGTCGCGGGCGACGCCCTGCTTGACCTCGAGATCGGACTGCGCGGCCAGCGCCTGCTGATTGAGCTGCTCGGCCTGATGCGACAGCTCGATCAGCCGCTGCACGGCGTCGCTGGCGCTGGTCGGCTGGGCCACCGGGTCGGCCCCTGCCCCGCCACCGGAGCAGGTTCCGAACACCAAGGCCCCTACTGCCAGTGACCCACCCACCAGGCGTCTGGTTCGGTTGTTGCGGTGCGCTGTCACTGCCTGCCGTGCCCCGTTCTCGCTGACGTCGGATCCGCGGATGACCTGCTATGCGGAGGTGGAACTCACGAAGGTCTCGGTAAGGTTACGGAACGGCGACCGTCTGTGTCCAGTAGGCCACAAATCGATCACGAGCGAACTCAGTAGCGGCGCGCACCGGCGTAGGGCATCGACGAGATCGGCGCGACGGACACCGGCTGGCCGTAGGTGGAGGCGTGCACGACGTTGCCGTCACCGACATACAGACCGGAATGGCTGCCGCCGTAGAACGACACCACGTCACCGGGCTGCAGATCGCTCTCCGACACCGGCGAACCCGACTCGAGCTGGGCATAACTGGTGCGCGGCAGGTCGACACCGGCCTGCTGATAGGACCACTGCACCAGGCCCGAGCAGTCGAAAGCGTCCGGTCCGGTGGCACCGTAGGCGTACGGGGTGCCGACCCGGGTCAGTGCGGCATCGGCGGCGCGCTGGCCGACCGACTGCTGCGGCGCGGGGGCGAAGCCGGGCAGTTCGATGCCCGGGGGGAGGACACCCGGCGGAATCTGGGCGAGAACCTCGTCCGGCACGTCGAAGCTTCCGACGCCCGGAACGGTGACCGGCGCGGCCGAGGCGGGCGCCGAGGGCAGCAGCAGTGCGCTGAGGGTTGCTGCGCCAAAGGCTCCGGCCGCAACGGCCCGCTGGGCCGTGCGAGGCAGCCCCTGAACCTGTCGCTTGATCGCCATGATGCGGTACTCCTCATCTGCCCCACGACGCCGCACCCGGTGGTGCGTCGGACTCCGTGAGGTCTCAGGAAGATTACGAGCACATAACGGTCCGTTGTAAAGCCGCGACCGGACACATGGCGATCAATTCATGAATTCGACGCTCCCGGACTGTGACATATCTCGCACCAATCACGAACAGATAACGCAACGCGACTACCAGCGGATTCGCTTCTGCCGACGGGCGTGGCGGCAGTCCGGCTCGATCACGGGTGCACGCGGCGTTAATTCATGGAATCGGCACGTCGATGATGCCGTTCCGACAGCAAGACAACCGATCGGTTTGTGTAGCGTGATCTGCGCGGGCGACATGCGGCGACACGCCCGAATCCGGGCACGGACCTTATCGAGGGCACGTCGGCGATTGATTCGTTTTCTAAATGAATGTGACCCTGGTCACATTTCCGCATAATCCGGCAATCCGAACCTCGCATCTCGAAACCTCGAGGTTGGTCGAGGCGCATCGCCGCACCGGGACGTACCTGTCGGACCCCCGCCTTACGCTGCACGCCGTGCCCCCGACCGCATTCGATGCGACGCCCGGCGGTCCGCGTCCGGCTCAGCTGGCCTTCGACGATCTGGATACGCCGCTGTTCGACACCACCTTCGTCGTCGTCGACCTGGAGACCACCGGCACCAGCCCCGAACGCGACGCCATCACCGAGATCGGCGCGGTCAAGGTGCGCGGCGGCGAGGTGCTCGGCGAGTTCGCCACGCTGGTGAATCCGGGGTGCGCGATCCCGCCGCAGATCATCCAGGTCACGGGGATCACGACGGCGATGGTTCTGGACGCGCCGCGGATCGAGGCGGTGCTGCCCGGATTCCTCGAATTCGCCGCGGGCGCAGTCCTGGTCGCGCACAACGCCCGCTTCGACACCGGATTCCTGAAGGCCGCGGCCGCGCGATGCGCGGCCGCGTGGCCCGCGTTCCAGGTGCTGTGCACGGTGCAGTTGGCCCGGCGGATCCTGGCCCGGGACGAGGCCCCGACCGTCCGCCTGTCGGCGCTGGCGCAGTTGCTCGGCGCGTCCACCCGCCCGACCCACCGCGCGCTGGACGACGCTCGCGCCACCGTGGACGTGCTGCACGCGCTGATCGAGCGGGTCGGCAATCTCGGCGTGCACAGCCTCACCGAATTGATCGACTATCTGCCCGAGGTGAGCCGCCGCCAGCGGTCCAAGCGCTTCCTCGCCGCCGACCTGCCCGCGGTCCCCGGGGTGTATCTGTTCCGCGGGCCCTCGGACGAAGTCCTCTATATAGGGACGGCGGTGAATCTGCGCCGGCGCGTGCGCAGCTACTTCACCGGCTCCGAAACGCGCACCCGCATGCGGGAGATGGTGGCGCTGGCGACCCGGGTCGACCACGTGCCCTGTGCGCACGGCCTGGAGGCCGGGGTGCGCGAGCTGCGGCTGCTGGTCGCGCACACGCCGCCGTACAACCGGCGCTCGAAATTCCCCAAGCGGGCCTGGTGGCTGACGCTCACCGCCGAGCCCTTCCCCCGCTTCGCGATCACCCGCACGCCGACGTGGGATGCGCTGGGCCCGTTCCATTCCCGCGCCGACGCCGCCGAGGTGGCCGCCCTCGTATCCGAATACTGCGGCCTGCGCACCTGCACCGCGCGCCTCCCCCGGCACGCCCGGCACGGCGGCGACTGCCCGCCCGCGGTGGTCGGCGGCTGCCCGGCGAGCGCCGACGGACGGCTGCGGGACGCCGACGAGTACGCGGGGGCACCGCGAGCGGTGCGCGACCTGTTCACCGGCCGCAGCGACGCACCACTGCGGCTGATCCGCGACCGGATCGAAAACTACGCCGCCGCCGAACATTTCGAGGGCGCGGCCCGGCTACGCGACCACCTCGCCGCCCTCGTGCGCGCCCTGCGCCGGACCCAGCGCCTCGCGGCCTTGGCCCGCATCGCCGAACTGATCGCCGCCCGCCCCGACGGCTCCGGCGGCTGGGAATTCGCGGTCGTCCGCTACGGCCGCCTGGCCGCCGCGGGCACCGCCGCCCGCGGCACCGCCCCCATGCCGATCGTCGAATCCCTGGTCGCCTCCGCCGAAACCGTCCTCCCCGCCAGATCCGACACGGCCCCGGGCGATCCGGCACGCCCGCGCCACACACCGGACGACGGTCCGGCCTCCCCACCGGTCCCCCAGGCCGAAAACCCCAGCTTGGAACTCGACCTCACCCCGCACCACGACCCTCTCTCCGACCCGCGCTACCCACCCCTCCGCGGCGCCCCACCGGAGGAAACAGCCCTCATCACCCGCTGGCTCGACCAACCCGGCACCCGCATAGTCCGCACCACCGACGGCTACCACGAACCCCGCCTCGGCGCAGGCACCTGGCTCTCCTGGCTGGGCCGAGCCGAATCCGCTACCCGCACAGAGGCTTTGGGCCAGGACTACACCTCCCACACCTGAGGGCCGTGGCGCTCACAGCTACACACTTCCCCTGTAAGAACTCCGGTACACACCCCCCTGACGAACTCCGGATTACCACCACTTACAGCTTCGTCGGTCCCTGACTCCCCCTCACCATCGCCCCGAACTCGATCGCCCACCGCACAGCAGCCGAAATGGTGTCAATTTTCGGCTCGAATGTTCAGAGCGCCGTCCAGGTCCAGGGCTTCGGTATTGATCCTCGCAGACACGCGATGCGGTGATGGGCCTCGGCAGCAGCAGCTCGCCCGGAGTCTGTTCGACCGATCGCGAAACCTACCCACCGAAGCTCTTGTATGTCGGCGAGCACACGATAGCCCGACCATCGGGTTACGTCGTAGCCTCCATAGGCATCGACAAAGTCTCGATACTGGCTATCGGTGATCCGCCGGAAGTCCGTGTAGTCGACCGCCAACTGCACGAGATCCCACTCGCGCTGACCCAGCGATACTTTGTCGAGGTCGAGCAGAACAGGATCGGTCGAACGCGGTACGACAAGGTTCCCTTGCCACGCGTCCCCGTGAATCACGCAATGCTCGGTCGCGTCGATCTCGTTGTAAAGGTCCCACTGAGGTTCCCCCGCCGAGCCGGAGAGCGGATTATCTGGTTCCGGCCAGAACCCGTTGATGGTAGCTGGCTTCGTACTCGTCGGGTGATCGCCAATCCAGCTTCTTCTGGATGCGCTGGGTGTTGTACCAGCCGTCGATGTAGGAGAACAAGGCGTTCTCCGCGTCTTCCCTTGTGCGCCAGGAGTTCCGGTACACCAGCTCGGTCTTCAGTGTGGAGAAGAAGTTCTCCATGAGCGCATTGTCGTAGCTGTCTCCGACCGACCCCATCGACTGGGCTATTCCGTTGTCGGCCAACCTGTTTGCGAACCGAATGGCTGTGTAGGTCGAGCCGCGATCGGAATGATGGACCAGTTGTCCGTCACGCACATCCCGCACCCACACCGCGTATTCCCGGGCCCCGAGTACCAGCTCGGTGTCGCAGCGGTCGGAGCATTTCCAGCCCACGATCCGGTTGGAGAACGCGTCCCGGACCGCCGCCAGCCAGAACACGCCCTCGCCGGTCGGGATCCGCGTCGCATCCGCCACCCGCAACCGGTCCGGGGTGTCCGCGGTGAAGTCACGGTTGACCAGATCCGGTGCCGGCGTGGCGCGGCGGTCCTGCCGCGTCGAGGGAATACGCCATTTTCTTACGCAGGAACGCGCCCTGCAGCCCCGCCCGCCGCATCAGCCGCTCGACTCGTTTGCGGCCGACCGCGATACCGCGGCGGCGCAGCATCGCGTGCACTCGCGGCGATCCGTAGGTGCCGCCGGAGCTGGTGTGGATATCGACGATCTCAGCCAGCAATTGTTCGTCGGCCAGCCGCCGCCGCGAGGGGTTCTTGGCCTGGGCCAGCCATCCATAGAACGTCGACGACGCGATGCCCAGCACCCGCAATACGAGCTCGACCGAGTGCTGCGGGTGATCTTTCACGAACCGCACGATCACCTCCGGGTCTGGCCGGGCTCCGACGCGAAATACGCACTCGCATCACGCAATACGGCGTTCACGCGTTCGAGTTCAGCGACCCGCTTGCGTAGTTGCTTGTTCTCTTCGGCCATGTCGGTCGTCGGCCGATCGCTACGCTCGCCGGCGTCCGCTTCGGCCTGGCGGATCCAGTTCCGCAGAGCCTCGTGATGCACCCCCAGCTGCGCGGCCAGCTTCCGGATCGTCGGCTTGGGATCCGCATCCCGATACAACCTGACCGCCCGAGCCCTCAACTCGTCCGGATACTTCTTCGATGCTGCCACTGATGAACTCCTTCCGGCCCCTATCGGACCACGTCAGAGCTCTCCGTGAAAGCGGGGGAACCTCAGAGTCTCCCACTGTTGTTGCAGCACAGCGAGGTCCGCTGCCAACCGCTGCTGAATCACCGCCGCGCCGTGGCTCATGTAGTCGGTGCCATATCGAGCCAGCTCGGCCTCCCACTCTTCGAGGCTCGGGCCTGCGTGATGCAAGCGTGGCGAAAAGCCTCGAGAAAGGAGCTGGGACGCCACGACCGGTGCTATCGACGTAGCAGCTGGATATGACAGGAATTCACGAACGATCATGGCAGGTTCTCCACAAAGGTTGTGGGCAATATTATGGTCAGGCCGAAGGGTAATTTCTTGTACGAACTTCTTGGGCGATCAACCTTGAAAGCGATTCGTGTGATTCAGAGCTCAGATGCGTTCCATCGTACCCCGCGTGCGCAACGGTAGACGCATCTAAGAACAGAGCGCCACGTTTGTCAGCGAGGCGGCTTATCACCGCGGCGAGCGCACGTGATTTGCATACCGAATCAGCATTGTATTCCGAACTGTTCTCGACAAACCCAGGCTTGGTAGCATCGAGATGAATGGGGCCGACCAAAAGGGTTACGGGCACGCCACCTGTGCGGGTCCAAGCCGTGCTCGCAATGCAGTCCACGTAACTATCCAGCGCGGCGGCGATATTATCCGGGCTTCGATCGAACCTGGCTTTGAGGTCGTTTGTCCCAAGCATGATAATTACTATGCCCAACGGCGAATGGCTGCGCAGGCATCGTTGAAAATACGTAAGCCCATTTCGATCGTTACGCTCCGGGTCGTCCAAATCTGTCGTACGGCCCCCAAGACCTTCCTCGATAATCGAATACCCGTCTCCCAATAGCTCTTGGAGCCGACCAGTCCAGCGAATGTCAATAGGCCATCTACCAGGCCCTTCCGCGCGTTGGCCGAAAGTGTTCGAGCGCCGAAACACAGAACAGTAAAGGCGGAGGGGTTAACGATCATGCGATGAATCCGATCGTTTGCGTGCTTCCGCGACGGCATCTGTGTAAAGCTCGGTGGTCAGCTCCTCTTCCGAGACACCGAGTTCGGCCAGCACGGCCCGGAGATCACGCAGAACGGCGTCGACGTTCTTCTCAGCGGCTTGCGCCTCCAGCTCGAGGAATGTGCCGTCGATCTCGGGTACTGTTACGAATGTCGCGAGCAGTTCGTGGCCATGGCTGACGAACCGGAAGTTCTCGCACCGCTTTGTCAGCTCTATGACGGGTGTGTACCCCAGCCGCGCGATGATTTCCTCGGTCTGCTCCCGCTCGCCAACTACGGTCTCGAACTCGGGTTTGGAGCCGGTCTCGGAGTCGACGGCAGGGTCCTTGTAGGTCAGCAGGTGTCGAGTTTCGTCCTCACCACTGATGGTTCGCAAACGGAATTCCCGACCATCTCCACCGAGTTTGCCATCGCAGTCGAAATATACATCTCGGTAGGAAACCGTCTCGGATCCGGTTCGCTCCTGCAGCTTCGCGCGAACCGCTTCCGGGTTGCTGAGCCGTGCTTTGTATTCCGCTTCTATCATGAATCGACTCCAACCGGCTCAAATGATACGGGTCGCGCTCAACAGAGCTTGTTCCATCGTACTTATGAATGCGCTGTGCAGCACTCCCTGGTCGTTGGGCTCCACGCGGTGTGTGGGTGCGGCGTGACCTTCGCGATTCACCGTGAACGCCGAGACGAAGAGAACGTGATCAATTTTGATAATCCGCCACACCGGGACATGGCTGTATGTGTAGATCGCGACTGATCTTCCGGTATCCGCGAGTTCCTTGATGCGCGCTATCGACAGCTGTATGCCCGCCGTAAAGGACTCGACCGACTCTCCGATCGACTCGGCTCGTGCGGCTACCGCTTCGGACTCCGGGTCCAATAACAGCACCCGAATTCTTGCTCCTTCCGGTATCGAATCGCGTAGTAGCGAACCATTGAGGCCAAGAATCCCCAATCCTCTGATTGCCATAACGTCGATCGTGTCGGCGTTGACAGTCAGGCCCCGAATCTCCCGCGTGGCTTCGGCCTGAGAGCGGTACGTTGTGCTGATTTCGGCTCGCTTGCGCGACGATCCGGCCTCGGCACGCAATGCTGTCAACTCGCCACCGGCGCACAGCGCCATGTCGATAGCCGAGACAAGCTCTGCTGATGGAAGACCACTGTTCTCCCACTCGGCCATGGAGACGTATTGGCGTGAATACCCTACCCTGGCCGCTAATTCACGCTGGCTCATACCCGCGTCGAGCCGCAAACGTTTGATTTCACGTGCAAGTTCGTCGGCA from Nocardia wallacei carries:
- a CDS encoding SRPBCC family protein, whose translation is MADRTQRSIIIDAPSDRVMSVIADLESYPEWVSAARSVEVVDKFPDGRARTARFVLDAGVVKDTYLLSYTWRPDGKAVSWQLISGELQKAQDGTYELIDQPDGTTQVVYELTVDLTIPMIGMFKRKAEKVITDTALKELKKRVEG
- a CDS encoding polyketide cyclase / dehydrase and lipid transport — translated: MSTVQVADQTFVAAPGTAVAEVLSDRGRWRLWWPDLTLDVREDRGDKGIRWTVAGPMDGTMEVWLEPCLDGVILHYFLHAEPGDASRLSARDLAALNRARRVAGKKMSFEIKARLEAGRAAGTAP
- a CDS encoding glycosyltransferase family 4 protein, with amino-acid sequence MARTLLVTNDFPPRPGGIQSYVHALALQLPPDELVVYAPRWRGDSHLRFDAEQPFQVVRHPTTLMLPTPLVLRRAAKLLRDERCDTVWFGAAAPLALMSPLLRRAGAHRIVASTHGHEVGWSMLPAARQSLRAIGDHTDVITYVSKYTRRRFAAAFGPQAALEYLPPGVDTTVFRPDPAAREELRARYRLGDRPTILCLSRLVPRKGQDMLILAMREIKDRIDGAVLVIAGGGPYEEKLRGLAQALDLSDDVVFTGRVPAAELAAHHTLADVFAMPSRTRGAGLDVEGLGIVYLEASATGVPVVAGDSGGAPETVREGRTGHVVDGRSQSQIADAVVAILADRDAAARMGAAGRKWVSEHWRWDVLGGRLRTLLDGSVRSNRR
- a CDS encoding NlpC/P60 family protein, with product MGGSLAVGALVFGTCSGGGAGADPVAQPTSASDAVQRLIELSHQAEQLNQQALAAQSDLEVKQGVARDADTKLAGATGAVDAALAEVRKYQPAIDRTAVAAYQGARTNRLFSVLVSDSPQQLLDQMSTLDVMSTQTAEQVAQYKKATDAATAAQSVARTASDSARAAAQQADTVRADLERKRAELQGSIAQVIGAWGQLSAGDKSALSGTLFPPGFDRDRLLSGLVPGSGTSALAAGLTRVGDPYVWGATGPDQFDCSGLVQWAFHQVGINLPRTSQAQAGVGTPVGRQELQPGDVVFFYSDASHVGIYAGNGLMLHASTFGVPVAVAPMDSTPYHSARRYWMGMQ
- a CDS encoding C40 family peptidase, which gives rise to MAIKRQVQGLPRTAQRAVAAGAFGAATLSALLLPSAPASAAPVTVPGVGSFDVPDEVLAQIPPGVLPPGIELPGFAPAPQQSVGQRAADAALTRVGTPYAYGATGPDAFDCSGLVQWSYQQAGVDLPRTSYAQLESGSPVSESDLQPGDVVSFYGGSHSGLYVGDGNVVHASTYGQPVSVAPISSMPYAGARRY
- a CDS encoding DEDD exonuclease domain-containing protein, with product MPPTAFDATPGGPRPAQLAFDDLDTPLFDTTFVVVDLETTGTSPERDAITEIGAVKVRGGEVLGEFATLVNPGCAIPPQIIQVTGITTAMVLDAPRIEAVLPGFLEFAAGAVLVAHNARFDTGFLKAAAARCAAAWPAFQVLCTVQLARRILARDEAPTVRLSALAQLLGASTRPTHRALDDARATVDVLHALIERVGNLGVHSLTELIDYLPEVSRRQRSKRFLAADLPAVPGVYLFRGPSDEVLYIGTAVNLRRRVRSYFTGSETRTRMREMVALATRVDHVPCAHGLEAGVRELRLLVAHTPPYNRRSKFPKRAWWLTLTAEPFPRFAITRTPTWDALGPFHSRADAAEVAALVSEYCGLRTCTARLPRHARHGGDCPPAVVGGCPASADGRLRDADEYAGAPRAVRDLFTGRSDAPLRLIRDRIENYAAAEHFEGAARLRDHLAALVRALRRTQRLAALARIAELIAARPDGSGGWEFAVVRYGRLAAAGTAARGTAPMPIVESLVASAETVLPARSDTAPGDPARPRHTPDDGPASPPVPQAENPSLELDLTPHHDPLSDPRYPPLRGAPPEETALITRWLDQPGTRIVRTTDGYHEPRLGAGTWLSWLGRAESATRTEALGQDYTSHT
- a CDS encoding phosphotransferase family protein, whose product is MIHGDAWQGNLVVPRSTDPVLLDLDKVSLGQREWDLVQLAVDYTDFRRITDSQYRDFVDAYGGYDVTRWSGYRVLADIQELRWVGFAIGRTDSGRAAAAEAHHRIACLRGSIPKPWTWTAL
- a CDS encoding IS3 family transposase is translated as MPSTRQDRRATPAPDLVNRDFTADTPDRLRVADATRIPTGEGVFWLAAVRDAFSNRIVGWKCSDRCDTELVLGAREYAVWVRDVRDGQLVHHSDRGSTYTAIRFANRLADNGIAQSMGSVGDSYDNALMENFFSTLKTELVYRNSWRTREDAENALFSYIDGWYNTQRIQKKLDWRSPDEYEASYHQRVLAGTR
- a CDS encoding IS3 family transposase, yielding MRFVKDHPQHSVELVLRVLGIASSTFYGWLAQAKNPSRRRLADEQLLAEIVDIHTSSGGTYGSPRVHAMLRRRGIAVGRKRVERLMRRAGLQGAFLRKKMAYSLDAAGPPRHAGTGSGQP
- a CDS encoding transposase codes for the protein MAASKKYPDELRARAVRLYRDADPKPTIRKLAAQLGVHHEALRNWIRQAEADAGERSDRPTTDMAEENKQLRKRVAELERVNAVLRDASAYFASEPGQTRR
- a CDS encoding GDSL-type esterase/lipase family protein, whose translation is MFRRSNTFGQRAEGPGRWPIDIRWTGRLQELLGDGYSIIEEGLGGRTTDLDDPERNDRNGLTYFQRCLRSHSPLGIVIIMLGTNDLKARFDRSPDNIAAALDSYVDCIASTAWTRTGGVPVTLLVGPIHLDATKPGFVENSSEYNADSVCKSRALAAVISRLADKRGALFLDASTVAHAGYDGTHLSSESHESLSRLIAQEVRTRNYPSA
- a CDS encoding class IV adenylate cyclase, encoding MIEAEYKARLSNPEAVRAKLQERTGSETVSYRDVYFDCDGKLGGDGREFRLRTISGEDETRHLLTYKDPAVDSETGSKPEFETVVGEREQTEEIIARLGYTPVIELTKRCENFRFVSHGHELLATFVTVPEIDGTFLELEAQAAEKNVDAVLRDLRAVLAELGVSEEELTTELYTDAVAEARKRSDSSHDR